The Leptospira venezuelensis genome contains a region encoding:
- a CDS encoding response regulator — protein sequence MARILVVDDAKFMRTMVKDALVAGGHEIVGEAENGNIAVDQYKAIKPDLVTMREKDGIEAAQEIFKLDPKARIIMVTALGQEELLAKAIKMGVKDFVVKPFSPERLQQAAEKALNS from the coding sequence ATGGCCAGAATTCTCGTAGTAGACGATGCAAAATTCATGAGGACCATGGTGAAGGACGCACTCGTCGCCGGAGGGCATGAGATCGTCGGCGAGGCCGAAAACGGAAATATCGCTGTCGATCAGTACAAAGCGATCAAGCCGGACCTAGTCACCATGAGAGAAAAAGACGGGATCGAAGCAGCCCAGGAAATTTTTAAATTAGATCCGAAAGCACGTATCATTATGGTAACTGCTCTTGGTCAGGAAGAGCTTCTTGCGAAAGCGATCAAGATGGGAGTGAAGGATTTCGTAGTAAAACCTTTCTCACCTGAAAGATTGCAACAGGCGGCAGAAAAAGCACTGAATTCATAA
- a CDS encoding segregation and condensation protein A, which yields MERENATQSFVVQWNNSEGGITEGPLSLLWSLIESYKVDIFEVSLSQITQDFLNFIKISASIHIDMGAEYALMAANLVYLKSKALLPDPGFEEEDYDPPLPPELVEKLLEHKKFQLTAQKMGDVDKVQAGVFSRETNQVIDESESWLDLSLLDLISAFNEILEKREDEGEIPALLTAPHRYSVEEKMGTISELLVERSDISFEELFSTVKPEKAEIVAVFLAMLELCKQRIVSIRQHRTFGEIRIFLVGEPWNATKPA from the coding sequence ATGGAGAGAGAAAACGCCACACAATCCTTCGTAGTTCAATGGAACAATTCCGAAGGTGGTATTACAGAGGGACCTTTAAGTCTTCTCTGGTCTCTTATCGAAAGTTATAAGGTGGATATATTTGAAGTATCCCTTTCTCAAATCACCCAGGACTTTCTAAACTTCATTAAGATTTCTGCAAGTATCCATATAGACATGGGGGCGGAATACGCTCTTATGGCTGCTAATTTAGTTTATCTCAAATCCAAAGCTTTATTACCCGATCCAGGTTTCGAAGAAGAAGATTATGATCCTCCTCTTCCGCCTGAATTGGTCGAAAAACTTCTAGAACATAAAAAATTCCAATTAACCGCCCAAAAAATGGGGGATGTGGATAAGGTACAAGCTGGAGTATTCTCCAGGGAGACCAATCAGGTCATAGATGAGTCAGAATCCTGGCTGGATCTAAGCCTTTTAGATCTGATTTCCGCATTTAACGAGATCTTGGAAAAACGGGAAGATGAAGGCGAGATTCCCGCTTTACTTACCGCGCCCCACCGGTATTCTGTCGAGGAAAAGATGGGTACCATTTCCGAACTGCTCGTCGAACGTTCGGATATCTCTTTCGAAGAATTGTTTTCTACGGTCAAGCCGGAGAAAGCCGAGATAGTAGCCGTCTTTCTGGCAATGTTGGAGCTCTGCAAACAGAGAATTGTATCCATACGCCAGCATCGCACATTCGGCGAAATCCGTATATTCTTGGTGGGAGAACCGTGGAACGCGACAAAGCCGGCTTAA
- the scpB gene encoding SMC-Scp complex subunit ScpB — MIEALLFLSGEPLKLASIAKSIDCEKQEARDILDELILDYQEKDGGFVLREIAGAYQFSTNEKYSEILARLFKEKKREQLSRSSLDTLAIIAYKQPITLSEIDDIRGVSSRAMVTSLISKKLVKPVGNKEVPGRPALYGTTKDFLIHFGLNKLTDLPAPVEVKELKFENLDDLIENGQE, encoded by the coding sequence CTGATAGAAGCGCTACTTTTCCTTTCCGGGGAACCGCTTAAACTAGCCAGTATCGCAAAATCCATAGACTGTGAAAAACAGGAAGCTCGTGATATATTGGACGAGCTGATCTTGGATTACCAAGAGAAGGACGGAGGATTCGTTCTTAGAGAGATCGCAGGCGCTTACCAATTTTCTACGAACGAAAAATATTCTGAAATTTTAGCAAGACTCTTCAAAGAGAAGAAGAGGGAACAACTTTCACGTTCCAGTTTGGATACTTTGGCGATCATAGCCTATAAACAGCCGATCACATTATCTGAAATTGATGATATACGAGGGGTTTCTTCCAGAGCTATGGTAACTTCTCTTATATCTAAAAAACTAGTGAAACCGGTTGGTAATAAAGAAGTTCCTGGAAGACCTGCATTGTACGGAACAACTAAAGATTTTTTAATACATTTCGGATTAAATAAACTGACCGATTTACCTGCCCCTGTGGAAGTGAAGGAATTAAAATTCGAGAACCTGGATGATTTGATAGAGAATGGCCAAGAATAA
- the pheA gene encoding prephenate dehydratase, whose amino-acid sequence MAKNNDKLKEFRDKIDSLDKEIVKAIQARAEIASEIGEIKRENNEPIYRPDREKDVYEKILGLNGGPLPDKVLLAIYREIMSGSFSVEKGLKIGYLGPEGSFSHQAVRARFGTSVEATEFPSIPEVFRAVETDKADYGVVPVENSSEGLVNSTLDQFLVSDLNIYSEIYLKIHLNLLGYEHDLSKIKTLYGIKIANSQCRNWIAANLPHVEVSETPSTSRAASIVAEKKEACAAVASSIAAEIYGLDLVRESIEDMSDNTTRFLIIGKNQCPPTSNDKTSVVFSIPDKPGSLYKVLKPIFDKGINMTKIESRPTRRTSWEYNFFIDFLGHKKDPQIEEVLNTLKENTIYLRILGSYPISPPNP is encoded by the coding sequence ATGGCCAAGAATAACGACAAACTGAAAGAGTTCCGGGACAAGATTGATTCCCTGGACAAAGAAATCGTAAAGGCTATCCAGGCCAGGGCGGAGATCGCCTCTGAGATTGGTGAAATTAAAAGAGAGAATAACGAACCGATCTATCGTCCTGACAGAGAAAAGGATGTTTATGAAAAAATCCTTGGACTGAACGGAGGACCACTTCCTGACAAGGTGCTTCTTGCAATTTATAGAGAGATCATGTCCGGCTCCTTCTCCGTTGAAAAAGGTTTAAAGATAGGTTATCTTGGCCCGGAAGGATCTTTTTCTCATCAAGCAGTTCGTGCAAGATTCGGAACTTCTGTAGAGGCTACTGAATTTCCTTCTATTCCTGAAGTGTTCCGTGCGGTAGAAACTGATAAGGCGGATTACGGAGTTGTTCCTGTGGAAAATTCTTCCGAAGGACTTGTGAACTCCACTCTGGATCAGTTCTTGGTTTCCGATCTAAATATTTATTCTGAAATTTATCTTAAGATACATTTGAATCTTTTAGGATACGAACATGATCTTTCTAAGATCAAAACTTTGTATGGGATCAAGATCGCAAACTCACAATGCCGAAATTGGATCGCTGCGAATCTTCCTCATGTGGAAGTTTCGGAAACTCCTTCTACTTCAAGAGCCGCAAGTATTGTTGCAGAGAAGAAAGAAGCATGTGCTGCAGTAGCTTCTTCCATCGCCGCAGAAATTTACGGTTTAGATCTAGTTAGAGAATCCATCGAGGATATGTCGGACAATACTACCAGATTTTTGATCATAGGTAAGAACCAATGTCCTCCTACAAGTAACGACAAAACTTCCGTAGTTTTTTCCATTCCGGATAAACCAGGATCACTTTATAAAGTTCTAAAGCCTATTTTCGATAAAGGGATCAATATGACTAAGATTGAGTCTAGGCCTACTCGCAGGACTTCTTGGGAGTATAACTTCTTCATAGATTTCTTAGGTCATAAAAAAGATCCTCAGATTGAAGAGGTCTTAAACACCTTAAAGGAAAATACAATCTATCTCAGGATTTTGGGATCTTATCCGATCTCTCCACCTAACCCGTGA
- a CDS encoding prephenate dehydrogenase translates to MKTEFSRILIYGLGMMGASLSLALRKKNSKAEIVGVVGSPSSKEKGIRLKSADQIYTSEEFSKSPDWESYDLIVFGVPVNTTVEVISKLPSGFKGLLTDMGSTKQEIVHAVESVLTGEHRYISSHPMCGSEESGLEFANVDLYENRLCILTKPKGATDEAYSEIENFWKFLGMSTTEIPAHEHDKILSYVSHVPHLISSLMTNWVWENGCVREFTQNSPLPLTGGGFRDMTRIAGSNPKMWSPIFSSNQEEIYKALLDYKDRLEKLLSELKPEKPLDLKHWESFMEKSRIDRDAILKKQNDSKNP, encoded by the coding sequence GTGAAAACCGAATTTTCTAGAATCCTGATTTACGGCCTTGGAATGATGGGTGCCTCCCTCTCCTTGGCATTACGTAAAAAAAACTCCAAAGCAGAAATTGTAGGAGTGGTAGGATCTCCTTCCAGTAAGGAGAAGGGGATCCGTCTTAAATCAGCGGATCAAATATATACTTCTGAAGAATTTTCAAAATCCCCCGATTGGGAATCATACGATCTGATCGTTTTCGGAGTTCCGGTCAACACAACTGTAGAAGTGATTTCCAAACTTCCTTCCGGATTTAAAGGTCTTTTGACGGATATGGGTTCCACTAAACAAGAGATCGTCCATGCGGTGGAATCAGTTCTTACCGGAGAGCATCGATATATTTCTTCTCATCCAATGTGCGGTTCTGAGGAATCAGGATTAGAGTTTGCGAATGTGGATCTGTATGAAAACAGACTTTGTATTTTAACTAAACCGAAAGGTGCTACCGATGAGGCATATTCAGAGATAGAAAATTTTTGGAAATTTCTAGGAATGTCTACTACCGAAATTCCTGCTCATGAGCATGATAAAATACTCTCCTATGTTTCTCATGTTCCTCATTTAATTTCTTCTCTCATGACAAATTGGGTTTGGGAAAACGGGTGTGTAAGAGAATTTACTCAAAATTCTCCTTTGCCTTTGACCGGCGGAGGATTCCGAGACATGACCAGGATCGCAGGTTCTAATCCTAAAATGTGGTCACCTATCTTTTCTTCTAACCAAGAAGAGATCTATAAGGCTCTTTTGGACTATAAAGATAGATTGGAGAAACTTCTTTCGGAGTTAAAACCAGAAAAGCCGCTCGACCTAAAACATTGGGAGTCCTTCATGGAAAAATCTCGTATTGATAGGGACGCAATTTTAAAGAAACAAAATGATTCCAAGAATCCTTAA
- the aroA gene encoding 3-phosphoshikimate 1-carboxyvinyltransferase: protein MIPRILKSSGREITVPGDKSLSHRSVLFSVLSKGTSHVSGFLEAEDPLNTMKAFTQLGLKVEKISKGEYVFTSPGKHALQSPKDVLDFGNAGTGIRLSAGLLCGLQGIKATLTGDHSLQKRPMSRIIKPLSSMGASISGKDDKAPLEIVGKKLSDFHYKSPIASAQVKSCLMLAAMASETSLEYEEDILSRDHTENMFRFLGNKLSYISPTHFKMEPPYTFEAKEFKVPGDISSAAFFLVLGVLLKEGSVLVKNVGLNPSRIGILHALEVMGAKILIHNKRIECGEPVGDLEAVSSNLRFAEIKEEWIPSLIDEIPILTIAGLFAKGGFIIRHAEELRAKESDRISAMVENLRNLGITVHEYPDGYEIPEIGSSANSSELSSWLSGNSVDVFTKMDHRIAMSFMILKAVSGLEIRPDETSWIETSFPGFESLLEGFVR, encoded by the coding sequence ATGATTCCAAGAATCCTTAAATCTTCCGGAAGAGAAATCACAGTTCCGGGAGACAAATCTCTTTCTCATCGAAGTGTATTATTCTCCGTATTATCCAAAGGGACCTCTCATGTTTCCGGGTTTTTAGAAGCGGAAGATCCATTAAATACAATGAAAGCTTTCACTCAGCTCGGGTTGAAAGTAGAGAAGATCTCAAAAGGAGAATATGTTTTTACGAGTCCTGGCAAACATGCTCTTCAATCTCCAAAGGACGTTCTCGATTTTGGAAATGCTGGAACTGGTATCAGATTATCTGCAGGATTACTTTGTGGACTCCAAGGAATTAAGGCCACACTAACTGGAGACCATTCTCTTCAAAAACGGCCAATGTCCCGTATTATAAAACCTTTAAGTTCCATGGGAGCTTCTATCTCAGGAAAAGATGATAAGGCGCCTTTAGAAATTGTAGGAAAAAAACTTTCAGATTTTCATTATAAAAGTCCGATCGCTTCCGCTCAGGTGAAATCCTGCCTGATGTTGGCTGCAATGGCTTCTGAAACTTCTTTAGAATACGAAGAAGATATTCTTTCCAGGGACCACACAGAGAATATGTTCCGGTTTTTGGGAAATAAACTTTCATATATTTCTCCCACTCATTTTAAAATGGAACCTCCTTATACATTTGAAGCAAAAGAATTTAAAGTGCCTGGAGATATTTCCTCTGCTGCATTCTTCTTGGTACTCGGAGTTCTCTTAAAAGAAGGTTCCGTTCTTGTGAAAAATGTGGGATTAAATCCTTCTCGGATCGGTATCTTACATGCACTCGAAGTGATGGGAGCAAAAATTCTAATCCATAATAAAAGGATAGAATGTGGAGAACCAGTCGGAGATCTGGAAGCAGTTTCTTCTAATTTACGTTTTGCGGAAATTAAGGAAGAGTGGATCCCTTCTCTCATAGACGAGATCCCAATTCTTACGATCGCAGGGCTTTTTGCAAAAGGTGGATTTATTATTCGTCATGCAGAGGAACTTCGTGCAAAAGAATCAGATCGTATTTCGGCAATGGTTGAAAATTTGCGGAACCTTGGAATTACAGTGCATGAATATCCGGATGGTTACGAGATCCCTGAAATTGGTTCCAGTGCAAATTCTTCTGAACTTTCTTCCTGGTTATCCGGAAACTCTGTGGATGTTTTTACTAAGATGGATCATAGGATCGCGATGAGCTTTATGATCCTAAAAGCAGTGAGTGGTTTGGAAATTCGTCCGGATGAAACTTCTTGGATAGAAACTTCTTTTCCTGGATTTGAATCTTTATTGGAAGGTTTCGTGAGATGA
- the cmk gene encoding (d)CMP kinase, with protein sequence MTENVIALDGPAGTGKSTVARELSKKLGFEYLDSGAFYRALTLHIYKIYKSKNSSISFSDWLSGKEFLPLTEGVEILCEFSETGENSIFLNGENVSVEIRTPEITREIKYIADKAAFREFVNSQLRKLSQTHRLVMDGRDIGTHVFPDARYKFFLTASSRVRAERRYNQLLEQGIRSDLEEIEKEIVIRDKSDMEREIAPLRKAEDAILIDTDNLPKNSVISKILGCLDSGIYNDSH encoded by the coding sequence ATGACGGAAAACGTGATCGCATTAGATGGGCCAGCCGGAACAGGCAAGAGTACGGTAGCTCGAGAACTTTCTAAAAAACTTGGATTCGAATATTTAGATTCTGGTGCATTCTACCGCGCGTTAACACTTCATATTTATAAAATCTATAAATCCAAAAACTCTTCTATTTCCTTTTCGGATTGGTTATCAGGTAAGGAGTTCCTTCCACTCACGGAAGGTGTGGAAATTTTATGTGAATTTTCAGAAACAGGGGAGAACAGTATTTTCTTAAATGGAGAAAATGTTTCCGTAGAGATCAGAACTCCTGAAATCACAAGAGAGATTAAATACATCGCAGACAAAGCTGCATTTAGAGAATTCGTAAATTCTCAATTGAGAAAGCTCTCTCAAACTCATCGTCTGGTAATGGACGGTAGAGACATAGGTACCCACGTATTTCCGGACGCTCGTTACAAGTTCTTTTTGACAGCTTCCTCCAGAGTTCGGGCCGAAAGAAGATATAATCAATTATTAGAGCAAGGTATTCGTTCGGATTTAGAAGAAATCGAAAAGGAAATCGTGATTCGTGACAAATCCGATATGGAAAGGGAAATCGCCCCTCTCCGGAAAGCAGAGGACGCAATCCTCATTGACACAGATAACCTGCCAAAAAATAGTGTAATTAGTAAGATCCTTGGGTGCCTAGACTCTGGCATTTATAACGATTCGCACTAA
- a CDS encoding 30S ribosomal protein S1 codes for MRTNPNQTPSISIRMSSQQDKSTFAEVFKQWEEKKNDEAEIRKDQVVEGKVVSVDNDNVYVAIEGLKQEGRIPRSEFDEKPELGSLVTALVKRKESTDSGCVLSKKEADQRKGWEVVKDAFKNNYQVSGRLVNEIKGKGYIVNVEGSELFLPASQLSYKFSDGENFKGVELDFKVIEINERTRSGVVSRKKLLDEVNNEKWDALAEKVKVGDKIKATVSKIASFGVFCDLEGVVGLLRQRDISYKKFAPFKQYFTIGQEIELQVLEMEKENNKLALGLKQLYEDPWVWAKRSLEKDMVIRGTVTSLTNFGAFVELKEGLEGLIHTSELTWAKKPPHPKELLKKGQEVEALILDIDFESRRLSLGLKQLQPNPWDALGPEVRVGNVLTGKVTGITKYGAFVEVENGIEGLIHISDITWDEKQKNPTSLLKKGEEVKYIILDINFDAQRISCGLKQLQEHPYEALRNRYPIGSVVQGKIKSIVDFGMFVEIEPGFEGLVHISEIPGGKDTNLAESYKPGDIVKCAVVKIDSKNKKISLSIKDFDKALEREEMAKYLKTSDTPSRESLGSFINSSLK; via the coding sequence ATTCGCACTAATCCCAATCAAACACCGAGTATTTCAATCCGTATGAGTAGCCAACAAGACAAGTCCACTTTTGCAGAAGTTTTCAAACAGTGGGAAGAAAAGAAAAACGACGAAGCCGAAATTCGCAAAGACCAAGTGGTCGAAGGTAAAGTCGTATCCGTAGACAACGATAACGTCTATGTGGCAATCGAAGGATTGAAACAAGAGGGAAGAATTCCTCGCTCTGAGTTCGACGAAAAACCGGAACTCGGATCTTTAGTAACCGCACTCGTAAAAAGAAAAGAGTCAACTGACTCAGGATGTGTCCTTTCTAAAAAAGAAGCCGACCAAAGAAAGGGTTGGGAAGTTGTTAAGGATGCATTCAAAAATAATTACCAAGTCAGTGGACGTTTGGTAAATGAGATCAAAGGAAAAGGATACATCGTTAACGTCGAAGGTTCCGAACTTTTCCTTCCAGCTTCTCAACTTAGTTATAAATTCTCCGATGGAGAAAATTTCAAAGGTGTAGAACTCGATTTCAAAGTAATCGAGATCAATGAACGCACCCGCTCCGGAGTCGTTTCCCGAAAAAAACTTCTAGACGAAGTGAATAATGAAAAATGGGACGCACTCGCTGAGAAGGTCAAAGTTGGAGATAAGATTAAAGCAACCGTTTCCAAAATTGCAAGCTTCGGAGTTTTCTGTGATCTGGAAGGAGTTGTAGGACTTCTCAGACAAAGAGATATCTCTTATAAAAAATTCGCACCATTCAAACAATACTTCACCATTGGACAAGAGATTGAACTTCAAGTTCTTGAAATGGAGAAGGAAAACAACAAACTCGCGTTAGGACTCAAACAACTGTATGAAGATCCTTGGGTTTGGGCAAAACGTTCCTTGGAAAAAGACATGGTCATCCGTGGAACTGTTACTTCTCTTACTAATTTTGGTGCATTCGTAGAATTGAAAGAAGGTTTAGAGGGTTTAATTCATACTTCTGAATTAACCTGGGCTAAAAAACCTCCTCATCCAAAAGAACTTTTGAAAAAAGGACAAGAGGTAGAAGCTCTGATCCTAGATATCGACTTCGAAAGCAGAAGACTTTCTCTAGGTTTAAAACAACTTCAACCGAATCCTTGGGATGCTTTAGGGCCTGAAGTTAGAGTAGGAAATGTTCTAACTGGAAAAGTAACCGGTATTACTAAATATGGCGCATTCGTAGAAGTGGAAAATGGCATCGAAGGTCTGATCCACATCAGCGATATCACTTGGGATGAAAAACAAAAGAACCCAACTTCTCTACTTAAAAAAGGAGAAGAGGTTAAATACATCATCCTAGACATCAATTTTGATGCTCAAAGAATTTCTTGTGGATTAAAACAACTGCAAGAACATCCTTACGAAGCATTAAGAAATCGTTATCCTATCGGTTCAGTTGTTCAAGGTAAGATCAAGAGTATCGTTGATTTCGGTATGTTCGTAGAGATCGAACCTGGTTTTGAAGGACTGGTCCATATTTCTGAGATTCCTGGCGGAAAAGACACCAACTTGGCTGAGTCTTACAAGCCTGGTGATATCGTAAAATGTGCAGTAGTTAAGATCGATTCCAAAAACAAGAAGATCTCTCTGTCTATCAAGGATTTCGATAAAGCCTTAGAAAGAGAAGAGATGGCGAAGTATTTAAAAACTTCCGACACTCCTTCCAGAGAAAGTTTAGGCAGCTTTATCAATTCTTCCTTAAAATAA
- a CDS encoding tetratricopeptide repeat protein, protein MKRFEPKTGASITDIDPYPGLTGAERFFAILFSKIGENKKQVLFAVGVLFVTVLAVVSWNEYRAEQFRKGTLAIEKVEKELALSPMTEITDKIKKYEAIASAYSSPSLDIRLSKTLGDLYAKNGEYQKAAEKLEFAGKKIDELPEVKAYYFYIAGNYRESANQLAEAESDYGVSVSLLSSRKNVSGFYAWSLYQAGRLKLQNGKKEEAVDLLKKVLDQDIASPSEEFKAVRELATYLLLKSSQGN, encoded by the coding sequence ATGAAACGATTCGAACCTAAAACAGGTGCTTCTATTACTGATATCGATCCGTATCCAGGTCTTACTGGAGCAGAAAGATTTTTTGCAATTTTATTCTCAAAGATTGGAGAGAATAAAAAGCAGGTTTTATTCGCAGTCGGGGTTTTATTCGTTACTGTACTAGCGGTTGTTAGTTGGAACGAATATAGAGCAGAACAATTCCGTAAGGGTACTCTTGCCATCGAAAAAGTGGAGAAGGAGTTAGCTCTTTCTCCAATGACCGAGATCACTGATAAGATCAAAAAATACGAAGCGATTGCTTCTGCTTACAGTTCTCCTTCTTTAGATATCAGACTTTCAAAAACTTTGGGAGATCTATATGCGAAGAACGGAGAATACCAAAAAGCGGCAGAGAAGTTGGAATTTGCAGGTAAAAAAATAGACGAACTTCCGGAAGTGAAGGCCTACTATTTTTATATCGCAGGAAACTATAGAGAAAGTGCAAACCAACTCGCGGAAGCAGAATCCGATTACGGAGTTTCCGTTTCTCTTTTAAGCAGCCGTAAAAATGTTTCGGGATTTTATGCTTGGAGCCTATACCAAGCGGGTCGTTTGAAACTTCAAAACGGCAAAAAAGAAGAAGCAGTCGATCTACTTAAAAAAGTTTTAGACCAAGACATCGCTTCTCCTTCCGAAGAATTTAAAGCGGTTAGAGAACTAGCCACTTATCTTCTACTAAAAAGCAGCCAGGGAAACTAA
- the hisG gene encoding ATP phosphoribosyltransferase: MLTLALPKGRLAEESIELMLERGWLSGRPDPDSKELIYKDPKGKVRILLVRSQDVATYVEQNSADAGIVGWDVLLEGGYDLLLPLDLAIGKCRLSVAGRKGWSLSSGERKVRVATKYPNIAKDFFLKKGINCEVIKLYGSIELAPLVGLSDCIVDLVSTGGTLRANNLEEIEVIMESTARLVFNRSALYTKRAEVGEFLDSFALTEKQL; the protein is encoded by the coding sequence ATGCTAACTTTGGCCCTTCCGAAAGGACGGCTTGCCGAAGAGAGCATAGAACTCATGCTCGAAAGGGGATGGCTTTCTGGCCGTCCCGATCCTGATTCCAAAGAACTTATATATAAAGACCCAAAGGGAAAGGTCCGTATTTTACTGGTCCGCTCCCAAGACGTGGCGACTTACGTGGAACAAAATTCCGCCGATGCCGGTATTGTGGGATGGGACGTATTATTGGAAGGTGGTTATGACCTTCTTCTTCCCTTGGATTTGGCCATAGGAAAATGCAGACTTTCAGTAGCAGGCCGAAAAGGTTGGAGCCTTAGTTCAGGGGAAAGAAAGGTCCGTGTAGCGACAAAATATCCGAATATCGCCAAGGACTTTTTCCTGAAAAAAGGGATTAACTGCGAGGTGATCAAACTTTACGGAAGTATTGAGCTCGCTCCTTTGGTAGGCTTATCGGATTGTATCGTGGATTTGGTGTCCACGGGCGGCACTCTCAGAGCCAATAATCTGGAAGAGATCGAAGTAATTATGGAATCCACGGCGAGATTGGTATTTAATCGCTCAGCATTATACACAAAACGGGCAGAAGTTGGAGAATTCTTAGATTCATTCGCTTTGACCGAAAAACAGTTGTGA
- the rpmF gene encoding 50S ribosomal protein L32, which translates to MAVPKRRKSKSKVRMKRAHHAIGKPNLVPCPNCNSFRPPHRICPVCGFYKDRVVVEPKVRKTSEEN; encoded by the coding sequence ATGGCAGTTCCTAAGAGACGAAAATCTAAATCAAAAGTGAGGATGAAACGGGCCCATCATGCGATCGGGAAACCGAATCTAGTCCCTTGCCCGAACTGTAATTCCTTCAGACCTCCTCATAGAATCTGCCCTGTTTGCGGTTTTTACAAAGACCGTGTAGTGGTGGAACCGAAAGTCAGGAAGACTAGCGAAGAGAATTAA